A single Candidatus Thalassolituus haligoni DNA region contains:
- a CDS encoding LysR family transcriptional regulator, which translates to MRFNKLDLNLLIALDVLLKERSITRAAEKLNLSPSAVSNSLSRLREYFNDDILTQIGRKMYITPLGEDMQDSVRNVLNLIESSILIQPNFDPATTDRTFSIFCSDYTQMVLIPHLLMLAEQQNSNARFRFLPQIENPHKSMERGEADLLIIPSDFVSAENPSDVLYEEDFVCMMWNDSAIAHTPLTVAAYANAGHVSMEPSAHRRDFFSQFINQEYGINRHITVSTYSFAVLPSMVVGTENIATVHARLARQIARIWPLTIKPVPFAMARMKQCVQWHQYRNNDKGLIWLRELLVKATSQLDISPPA; encoded by the coding sequence ATGCGTTTTAACAAGCTGGATCTGAATTTGCTGATCGCACTGGATGTGTTGCTAAAAGAACGAAGTATTACCAGAGCAGCAGAAAAGCTGAACCTGAGTCCATCCGCCGTCAGCAACTCCCTCTCACGTCTGAGGGAGTATTTCAACGACGATATCCTGACCCAGATCGGCCGTAAGATGTACATCACGCCATTAGGGGAAGACATGCAGGATTCCGTCCGTAATGTGCTCAATCTGATCGAAAGCAGTATTCTTATCCAGCCCAACTTTGACCCCGCCACTACCGACAGAACCTTCAGTATCTTCTGCTCTGACTACACCCAGATGGTACTTATTCCCCACCTGCTGATGCTGGCAGAACAACAAAACAGCAATGCCCGCTTCCGGTTTTTGCCACAGATTGAAAATCCGCATAAGTCCATGGAGCGAGGCGAGGCCGACCTGCTGATTATTCCGTCGGACTTTGTCTCCGCCGAAAACCCCAGCGATGTACTTTATGAAGAAGATTTTGTGTGCATGATGTGGAACGACAGCGCTATTGCACACACCCCCCTGACCGTAGCGGCCTATGCCAATGCTGGTCATGTCAGCATGGAGCCTTCCGCCCATCGCCGAGATTTTTTCAGCCAGTTTATTAACCAGGAATACGGCATCAACCGTCACATTACCGTCAGCACCTACAGCTTTGCCGTATTGCCTTCCATGGTGGTAGGGACAGAAAACATCGCCACTGTGCACGCACGCCTGGCCCGTCAAATTGCCAGAATCTGGCCGCTCACGATCAAGCCCGTACCCTTTGCCATGGCGCGAATGAAGCAATGTGTGCAATGGCATCAGTACCGTAATAATGACAAAGGGCTAATCTGGCTCAGAGAACTGCTGGTCAAAGCCACCTCCCAATTGGATATCTCACCCCCGGCGTAG